A single window of Candidatus Flexicrinis affinis DNA harbors:
- a CDS encoding polyprenyl synthetase family protein, with protein sequence MNLSLISDFVIATEKAIRSALDVIPMDSSGFGTMVRYPFGLVDEYGVPFAGQTGKRIRPALLLLCADATGCDWRPAVPAATAVELLHNFSLVHDDVQDNSPLRHGRPTVWRVWGIANAINVGDALFALSLHVLQNLSSTGVAPDVVIAASRLFTETALKLTRGQHLDMRFETLDDVSVDAYLEMIAGKTAALLGVCGQLGALIATGDTKRAEHFGAYALNVGMAFQIRDDILGIWGDEAVTGKSASSDIEARKKSLPVLHGLPASEELRDLYARPAMSPSDIASAVRILDEVGARDYAVQLEQHYTQQAMHALDRAAPTPEGREKLLALTTALFARSS encoded by the coding sequence TTGAACCTGTCTCTGATCTCCGACTTCGTCATTGCCACAGAGAAAGCCATTCGTAGCGCTCTCGATGTGATCCCAATGGACAGCTCCGGCTTCGGAACGATGGTGCGTTATCCATTTGGACTCGTCGACGAATACGGTGTGCCGTTCGCTGGGCAGACTGGCAAGCGCATCCGCCCTGCCCTTCTCTTGCTGTGTGCCGACGCCACCGGGTGCGATTGGCGACCCGCCGTGCCCGCAGCTACAGCCGTCGAGCTGCTGCATAACTTCTCGCTCGTCCATGACGACGTGCAGGACAACTCTCCACTCCGCCATGGCCGCCCGACAGTCTGGCGCGTCTGGGGAATCGCCAACGCTATCAACGTCGGGGACGCGCTCTTTGCGCTGAGTCTGCACGTGCTGCAGAATTTGAGCAGCACCGGTGTGGCGCCGGATGTCGTCATTGCCGCAAGCCGGTTGTTCACTGAGACCGCGCTGAAGCTCACGCGTGGTCAGCACCTTGACATGCGCTTCGAGACACTGGATGACGTCTCAGTGGACGCATACCTTGAGATGATCGCCGGCAAAACGGCTGCACTGCTCGGTGTCTGCGGCCAGCTCGGGGCGTTGATCGCTACGGGAGATACGAAGCGTGCCGAGCACTTTGGCGCGTACGCGCTCAACGTCGGCATGGCCTTCCAGATCAGGGACGACATCCTGGGTATATGGGGTGACGAAGCCGTTACGGGAAAGTCGGCATCATCCGATATCGAGGCGCGCAAAAAGTCGCTGCCTGTCCTGCATGGGCTTCCCGCCAGCGAAGAACTGCGCGACTTGTATGCCCGCCCGGCTATGTCCCCATCCGACATCGCTAGTGCTGTCCGGATTCTTGACGAGGTTGGGGCGCGTGACTACGCCGTTCAGCTTGAGCAGCACTACACCCAGCAGGCGATGCACGCACTGGATCGCGCTGCGCCGACGCCCGAGGGCCGGGAGAAGCTGCTCGCCCTGACCACCGCCTTGTTTGCGAGAAGCAGCTAG